In Nicotiana tabacum cultivar K326 chromosome 19, ASM71507v2, whole genome shotgun sequence, one DNA window encodes the following:
- the LOC107775779 gene encoding uncharacterized protein LOC107775779 isoform X1, whose amino-acid sequence MGSLGGEVVQYLKNKKAMWLYPKVMGVHPSERWGHSSCYSNGFVYVFGGCRGGLHFSDVIVLNLEAMAWSILVTTGQGPGPRDSHSAVLVGHRMVVFGGTNGSRKVNDLHVLDIRSQEWTQLECQGIPPSPRESHTATLVGGDKIVIFGGSGEGEGNYLNDLHVLDLKSMKWTSPEVRGEMPIPRDSHSAVAIGNRLYIYGGDCGDRYQGDVDVLDMDTLMWSKLDVLGSSPGARAGHASVNFGSKVYVIGGVGDKKYYNDVWVLDVTNSSWTQLDVMGQKPQGRFSHTAAARNTDIVIYGGCGEDERPLNELLILQFGVEHPNGNSGVSGGRNTSHYDKKRFLRERDNSSQEAICRRRKEDIVAMGSQELEFVSKAAFRFSSDTLHPKRRRMSNNSHIFNLESEPEDQSPSLSQRSPPSQSDPEMSSVKPHSGSGTASERFLLARQQHLTPHNCPPNPKNVLTRNPRDMHLFREQLNPSNSGHVSALLMDKQEMQCQSLEAGRFHNLIGAEIRGKVDGAFDSGYLMTAIVNGKIFRGVLFAPAPDLLPRGPVLGQNPSPSPGQNIGVNYANTHVNHVSVACRRQTQQLVQMQVPELGRQSLGKVPVRRSTSLMRSSQLDKDAKQRSELEGVVLTLGGPGCGKT is encoded by the exons GGATGTCGTGGTGGTTTACATTTTAGCGATGTAATTGTACTAAATCTTGAGGCAATGGCTTGGAGCATTCTTGTGACGACAGGGCAAGGACCAGGGCCAAGAGACAGCCACAGTGCTGTTCTTGTTGGCCACAGGATGGTCGTATTTGGGGGTACGAATGGTTCAAGGAAGGTCAATGATCTCCATGTATTGGATATCAGGAGCCAAGAATGGACTCAACTTGAATGCCAAGGCATTCCGCCTTCACCGCGTGAAAGTCACACGGCTACTCTAGTTGGTGGTGATAAAATAGTGATTTTTGGTGGTAGCGGTGAAGGCGAGGGGAACTATTTGAACGATTTACATGTTTTGGACCTAAAAAGTATGAAGTGGACATCTCCCGAAGTGAGGGGTGAGATGCCTATTCCCAGGGATAGCCACAGTGCTGTTGCAATCGGTAATAGGCTCTATATATATGGTGGAGATTGTGGTGACCGATATCAAGGTGATGTCGATGTGCTTGATATGGATACACTAATGTGGTCAAAG CTGGATGTTCTTGGATCTTCACCTGGTGCTCGAGCAGGTCATGCCTCTGTGAATTTTGGGTCAAAG GTATATGTGATTGGTGGAGTTGGAGACAAGAAGTACTACAATGATGTTTGGGTTCTTGATGTGACAAATTCTTCTTGGACTCAGCTTGATGTTATGGGACAAAAACCACAGGGGCGATTTTCTCATACTGCTGCTGCCAGGAACACGGATATTGTAATCTATGGAGG TTGCGGTGAGGATGAGCGGCCGCTCAATGAGTTGCTTATCTTGCAGTTTGGAGTAGAACATCCTAATGGGAATAGCGGCGTTTCTGGTGGCAGAAATACAAGTCATTATGATAAGAAAAGGTTTCTGAGAGAGAGAGACAATAGCTCG CAGGAAGCTATATGTAGGAGAAGGAAGGAAGATATAGTAGCAATGGGATCTCAAGAACTTGAATTCGTATCAAAAGCAGCTTTTCGCTTTAGTTCTG ACACATTGCATCCAAAGAGGAGAAGAATGAGTAACAATTCACACATATTTAATCTGGAGTCAGAGCCGGAAGATCAGTCTCCTTCTCTATCTCAGCGTTCACCTCCGTCCCAATCTGATCCGGAAATGAGCTCTGTTAAGCCACATTCCGGTTCTGGAACTGCATCAGAACGGTTTCTCTTAGCAAGACAGCAACATTTGACCCCTCACAATTGCCCACCAAACCCGAAGAATGTCCTAACAAGGAATCCTCGTGATATGCACTTATTTCGAGAACAATTAAATCCGTCAAACTCAGGACATGTATCTGCCCTTCTTATGGATAAGCAGGAAATGCAATGCCAATCCTTGGAGGCCGGAAGATTCCACAACTTG ATTGGAGCTGAGATCCGGGGAAAAGTTGATGGAGCATTTGATTCTGGTTATCTAATGACTGCCATTGTTAATGGAAAGATTTTTCGAGGTGTTCTGTTTGCTCCG GCACCAGATCTATTACCACGAGGACCCGTCCTAGGTCAGAATCCTTCACCCTCTCCAGGACAGAATATTGGTGTCAACTACGCAAACACACACGTAAACCATGTAAGTGTAGCTTGTCGAAGGCAAACTCAGCAGTTGGTGCAAATGCAAGTTCCAGAACTCGGACGACAGAGCTTAGGGAAGGTTCCAGTTAGAAGATCAACATCACTAATGAGATCATCTCAACTAgacaaagatgcaaagcaaagaaGTGAACTTGAAGGAGTGGTTCTCACACTAGGAGGTCCAGGATGTGGCAAAACTTAG
- the LOC107775779 gene encoding uncharacterized protein LOC107775779 isoform X2: MGSLGGEVVQYLKNKKAMWLYPKVMGVHPSERWGHSSCYSNGFVYVFGGCRGGLHFSDVIVLNLEAMAWSILVTTGQGPGPRDSHSAVLVGHRMVVFGGTNGSRKVNDLHVLDIRSQEWTQLECQGIPPSPRESHTATLVGGDKIVIFGGSGEGEGNYLNDLHVLDLKSMKWTSPEVRGEMPIPRDSHSAVAIGNRLYIYGGDCGDRYQGDVDVLDMDTLMWSKLDVLGSSPGARAGHASVNFGSKVYVIGGVGDKKYYNDVWVLDVTNSSWTQLDVMGQKPQGRFSHTAAARNTDIVIYGGCGEDERPLNELLILQFGVEHPNGNSGVSGGRNTSHYDKKRFLRERDNSSEAICRRRKEDIVAMGSQELEFVSKAAFRFSSDTLHPKRRRMSNNSHIFNLESEPEDQSPSLSQRSPPSQSDPEMSSVKPHSGSGTASERFLLARQQHLTPHNCPPNPKNVLTRNPRDMHLFREQLNPSNSGHVSALLMDKQEMQCQSLEAGRFHNLIGAEIRGKVDGAFDSGYLMTAIVNGKIFRGVLFAPAPDLLPRGPVLGQNPSPSPGQNIGVNYANTHVNHVSVACRRQTQQLVQMQVPELGRQSLGKVPVRRSTSLMRSSQLDKDAKQRSELEGVVLTLGGPGCGKT; encoded by the exons GGATGTCGTGGTGGTTTACATTTTAGCGATGTAATTGTACTAAATCTTGAGGCAATGGCTTGGAGCATTCTTGTGACGACAGGGCAAGGACCAGGGCCAAGAGACAGCCACAGTGCTGTTCTTGTTGGCCACAGGATGGTCGTATTTGGGGGTACGAATGGTTCAAGGAAGGTCAATGATCTCCATGTATTGGATATCAGGAGCCAAGAATGGACTCAACTTGAATGCCAAGGCATTCCGCCTTCACCGCGTGAAAGTCACACGGCTACTCTAGTTGGTGGTGATAAAATAGTGATTTTTGGTGGTAGCGGTGAAGGCGAGGGGAACTATTTGAACGATTTACATGTTTTGGACCTAAAAAGTATGAAGTGGACATCTCCCGAAGTGAGGGGTGAGATGCCTATTCCCAGGGATAGCCACAGTGCTGTTGCAATCGGTAATAGGCTCTATATATATGGTGGAGATTGTGGTGACCGATATCAAGGTGATGTCGATGTGCTTGATATGGATACACTAATGTGGTCAAAG CTGGATGTTCTTGGATCTTCACCTGGTGCTCGAGCAGGTCATGCCTCTGTGAATTTTGGGTCAAAG GTATATGTGATTGGTGGAGTTGGAGACAAGAAGTACTACAATGATGTTTGGGTTCTTGATGTGACAAATTCTTCTTGGACTCAGCTTGATGTTATGGGACAAAAACCACAGGGGCGATTTTCTCATACTGCTGCTGCCAGGAACACGGATATTGTAATCTATGGAGG TTGCGGTGAGGATGAGCGGCCGCTCAATGAGTTGCTTATCTTGCAGTTTGGAGTAGAACATCCTAATGGGAATAGCGGCGTTTCTGGTGGCAGAAATACAAGTCATTATGATAAGAAAAGGTTTCTGAGAGAGAGAGACAATAGCTCG GAAGCTATATGTAGGAGAAGGAAGGAAGATATAGTAGCAATGGGATCTCAAGAACTTGAATTCGTATCAAAAGCAGCTTTTCGCTTTAGTTCTG ACACATTGCATCCAAAGAGGAGAAGAATGAGTAACAATTCACACATATTTAATCTGGAGTCAGAGCCGGAAGATCAGTCTCCTTCTCTATCTCAGCGTTCACCTCCGTCCCAATCTGATCCGGAAATGAGCTCTGTTAAGCCACATTCCGGTTCTGGAACTGCATCAGAACGGTTTCTCTTAGCAAGACAGCAACATTTGACCCCTCACAATTGCCCACCAAACCCGAAGAATGTCCTAACAAGGAATCCTCGTGATATGCACTTATTTCGAGAACAATTAAATCCGTCAAACTCAGGACATGTATCTGCCCTTCTTATGGATAAGCAGGAAATGCAATGCCAATCCTTGGAGGCCGGAAGATTCCACAACTTG ATTGGAGCTGAGATCCGGGGAAAAGTTGATGGAGCATTTGATTCTGGTTATCTAATGACTGCCATTGTTAATGGAAAGATTTTTCGAGGTGTTCTGTTTGCTCCG GCACCAGATCTATTACCACGAGGACCCGTCCTAGGTCAGAATCCTTCACCCTCTCCAGGACAGAATATTGGTGTCAACTACGCAAACACACACGTAAACCATGTAAGTGTAGCTTGTCGAAGGCAAACTCAGCAGTTGGTGCAAATGCAAGTTCCAGAACTCGGACGACAGAGCTTAGGGAAGGTTCCAGTTAGAAGATCAACATCACTAATGAGATCATCTCAACTAgacaaagatgcaaagcaaagaaGTGAACTTGAAGGAGTGGTTCTCACACTAGGAGGTCCAGGATGTGGCAAAACTTAG
- the LOC107775779 gene encoding uncharacterized protein LOC107775779 isoform X4, producing the protein MAWSILVTTGQGPGPRDSHSAVLVGHRMVVFGGTNGSRKVNDLHVLDIRSQEWTQLECQGIPPSPRESHTATLVGGDKIVIFGGSGEGEGNYLNDLHVLDLKSMKWTSPEVRGEMPIPRDSHSAVAIGNRLYIYGGDCGDRYQGDVDVLDMDTLMWSKLDVLGSSPGARAGHASVNFGSKVYVIGGVGDKKYYNDVWVLDVTNSSWTQLDVMGQKPQGRFSHTAAARNTDIVIYGGCGEDERPLNELLILQFGVEHPNGNSGVSGGRNTSHYDKKRFLRERDNSSQEAICRRRKEDIVAMGSQELEFVSKAAFRFSSDTLHPKRRRMSNNSHIFNLESEPEDQSPSLSQRSPPSQSDPEMSSVKPHSGSGTASERFLLARQQHLTPHNCPPNPKNVLTRNPRDMHLFREQLNPSNSGHVSALLMDKQEMQCQSLEAGRFHNLIGAEIRGKVDGAFDSGYLMTAIVNGKIFRGVLFAPAPDLLPRGPVLGQNPSPSPGQNIGVNYANTHVNHVSVACRRQTQQLVQMQVPELGRQSLGKVPVRRSTSLMRSSQLDKDAKQRSELEGVVLTLGGPGCGKT; encoded by the exons ATGGCTTGGAGCATTCTTGTGACGACAGGGCAAGGACCAGGGCCAAGAGACAGCCACAGTGCTGTTCTTGTTGGCCACAGGATGGTCGTATTTGGGGGTACGAATGGTTCAAGGAAGGTCAATGATCTCCATGTATTGGATATCAGGAGCCAAGAATGGACTCAACTTGAATGCCAAGGCATTCCGCCTTCACCGCGTGAAAGTCACACGGCTACTCTAGTTGGTGGTGATAAAATAGTGATTTTTGGTGGTAGCGGTGAAGGCGAGGGGAACTATTTGAACGATTTACATGTTTTGGACCTAAAAAGTATGAAGTGGACATCTCCCGAAGTGAGGGGTGAGATGCCTATTCCCAGGGATAGCCACAGTGCTGTTGCAATCGGTAATAGGCTCTATATATATGGTGGAGATTGTGGTGACCGATATCAAGGTGATGTCGATGTGCTTGATATGGATACACTAATGTGGTCAAAG CTGGATGTTCTTGGATCTTCACCTGGTGCTCGAGCAGGTCATGCCTCTGTGAATTTTGGGTCAAAG GTATATGTGATTGGTGGAGTTGGAGACAAGAAGTACTACAATGATGTTTGGGTTCTTGATGTGACAAATTCTTCTTGGACTCAGCTTGATGTTATGGGACAAAAACCACAGGGGCGATTTTCTCATACTGCTGCTGCCAGGAACACGGATATTGTAATCTATGGAGG TTGCGGTGAGGATGAGCGGCCGCTCAATGAGTTGCTTATCTTGCAGTTTGGAGTAGAACATCCTAATGGGAATAGCGGCGTTTCTGGTGGCAGAAATACAAGTCATTATGATAAGAAAAGGTTTCTGAGAGAGAGAGACAATAGCTCG CAGGAAGCTATATGTAGGAGAAGGAAGGAAGATATAGTAGCAATGGGATCTCAAGAACTTGAATTCGTATCAAAAGCAGCTTTTCGCTTTAGTTCTG ACACATTGCATCCAAAGAGGAGAAGAATGAGTAACAATTCACACATATTTAATCTGGAGTCAGAGCCGGAAGATCAGTCTCCTTCTCTATCTCAGCGTTCACCTCCGTCCCAATCTGATCCGGAAATGAGCTCTGTTAAGCCACATTCCGGTTCTGGAACTGCATCAGAACGGTTTCTCTTAGCAAGACAGCAACATTTGACCCCTCACAATTGCCCACCAAACCCGAAGAATGTCCTAACAAGGAATCCTCGTGATATGCACTTATTTCGAGAACAATTAAATCCGTCAAACTCAGGACATGTATCTGCCCTTCTTATGGATAAGCAGGAAATGCAATGCCAATCCTTGGAGGCCGGAAGATTCCACAACTTG ATTGGAGCTGAGATCCGGGGAAAAGTTGATGGAGCATTTGATTCTGGTTATCTAATGACTGCCATTGTTAATGGAAAGATTTTTCGAGGTGTTCTGTTTGCTCCG GCACCAGATCTATTACCACGAGGACCCGTCCTAGGTCAGAATCCTTCACCCTCTCCAGGACAGAATATTGGTGTCAACTACGCAAACACACACGTAAACCATGTAAGTGTAGCTTGTCGAAGGCAAACTCAGCAGTTGGTGCAAATGCAAGTTCCAGAACTCGGACGACAGAGCTTAGGGAAGGTTCCAGTTAGAAGATCAACATCACTAATGAGATCATCTCAACTAgacaaagatgcaaagcaaagaaGTGAACTTGAAGGAGTGGTTCTCACACTAGGAGGTCCAGGATGTGGCAAAACTTAG
- the LOC107775779 gene encoding uncharacterized protein LOC107775779 isoform X3 has product MLPKTKHLLGCRGGLHFSDVIVLNLEAMAWSILVTTGQGPGPRDSHSAVLVGHRMVVFGGTNGSRKVNDLHVLDIRSQEWTQLECQGIPPSPRESHTATLVGGDKIVIFGGSGEGEGNYLNDLHVLDLKSMKWTSPEVRGEMPIPRDSHSAVAIGNRLYIYGGDCGDRYQGDVDVLDMDTLMWSKLDVLGSSPGARAGHASVNFGSKVYVIGGVGDKKYYNDVWVLDVTNSSWTQLDVMGQKPQGRFSHTAAARNTDIVIYGGCGEDERPLNELLILQFGVEHPNGNSGVSGGRNTSHYDKKRFLRERDNSSQEAICRRRKEDIVAMGSQELEFVSKAAFRFSSDTLHPKRRRMSNNSHIFNLESEPEDQSPSLSQRSPPSQSDPEMSSVKPHSGSGTASERFLLARQQHLTPHNCPPNPKNVLTRNPRDMHLFREQLNPSNSGHVSALLMDKQEMQCQSLEAGRFHNLIGAEIRGKVDGAFDSGYLMTAIVNGKIFRGVLFAPAPDLLPRGPVLGQNPSPSPGQNIGVNYANTHVNHVSVACRRQTQQLVQMQVPELGRQSLGKVPVRRSTSLMRSSQLDKDAKQRSELEGVVLTLGGPGCGKT; this is encoded by the exons ATGTTGCCCAAAACAAAACATCTTTTG GGATGTCGTGGTGGTTTACATTTTAGCGATGTAATTGTACTAAATCTTGAGGCAATGGCTTGGAGCATTCTTGTGACGACAGGGCAAGGACCAGGGCCAAGAGACAGCCACAGTGCTGTTCTTGTTGGCCACAGGATGGTCGTATTTGGGGGTACGAATGGTTCAAGGAAGGTCAATGATCTCCATGTATTGGATATCAGGAGCCAAGAATGGACTCAACTTGAATGCCAAGGCATTCCGCCTTCACCGCGTGAAAGTCACACGGCTACTCTAGTTGGTGGTGATAAAATAGTGATTTTTGGTGGTAGCGGTGAAGGCGAGGGGAACTATTTGAACGATTTACATGTTTTGGACCTAAAAAGTATGAAGTGGACATCTCCCGAAGTGAGGGGTGAGATGCCTATTCCCAGGGATAGCCACAGTGCTGTTGCAATCGGTAATAGGCTCTATATATATGGTGGAGATTGTGGTGACCGATATCAAGGTGATGTCGATGTGCTTGATATGGATACACTAATGTGGTCAAAG CTGGATGTTCTTGGATCTTCACCTGGTGCTCGAGCAGGTCATGCCTCTGTGAATTTTGGGTCAAAG GTATATGTGATTGGTGGAGTTGGAGACAAGAAGTACTACAATGATGTTTGGGTTCTTGATGTGACAAATTCTTCTTGGACTCAGCTTGATGTTATGGGACAAAAACCACAGGGGCGATTTTCTCATACTGCTGCTGCCAGGAACACGGATATTGTAATCTATGGAGG TTGCGGTGAGGATGAGCGGCCGCTCAATGAGTTGCTTATCTTGCAGTTTGGAGTAGAACATCCTAATGGGAATAGCGGCGTTTCTGGTGGCAGAAATACAAGTCATTATGATAAGAAAAGGTTTCTGAGAGAGAGAGACAATAGCTCG CAGGAAGCTATATGTAGGAGAAGGAAGGAAGATATAGTAGCAATGGGATCTCAAGAACTTGAATTCGTATCAAAAGCAGCTTTTCGCTTTAGTTCTG ACACATTGCATCCAAAGAGGAGAAGAATGAGTAACAATTCACACATATTTAATCTGGAGTCAGAGCCGGAAGATCAGTCTCCTTCTCTATCTCAGCGTTCACCTCCGTCCCAATCTGATCCGGAAATGAGCTCTGTTAAGCCACATTCCGGTTCTGGAACTGCATCAGAACGGTTTCTCTTAGCAAGACAGCAACATTTGACCCCTCACAATTGCCCACCAAACCCGAAGAATGTCCTAACAAGGAATCCTCGTGATATGCACTTATTTCGAGAACAATTAAATCCGTCAAACTCAGGACATGTATCTGCCCTTCTTATGGATAAGCAGGAAATGCAATGCCAATCCTTGGAGGCCGGAAGATTCCACAACTTG ATTGGAGCTGAGATCCGGGGAAAAGTTGATGGAGCATTTGATTCTGGTTATCTAATGACTGCCATTGTTAATGGAAAGATTTTTCGAGGTGTTCTGTTTGCTCCG GCACCAGATCTATTACCACGAGGACCCGTCCTAGGTCAGAATCCTTCACCCTCTCCAGGACAGAATATTGGTGTCAACTACGCAAACACACACGTAAACCATGTAAGTGTAGCTTGTCGAAGGCAAACTCAGCAGTTGGTGCAAATGCAAGTTCCAGAACTCGGACGACAGAGCTTAGGGAAGGTTCCAGTTAGAAGATCAACATCACTAATGAGATCATCTCAACTAgacaaagatgcaaagcaaagaaGTGAACTTGAAGGAGTGGTTCTCACACTAGGAGGTCCAGGATGTGGCAAAACTTAG